A genomic segment from Epinephelus fuscoguttatus linkage group LG17, E.fuscoguttatus.final_Chr_v1 encodes:
- the nfyc gene encoding nuclear transcription factor Y subunit gamma isoform X2: protein MSADAFGAGGSDAQQTLQSFWPRVMEEIRNLTVDFRVQELPLARIKKIMKLDEDVKMISAEAPVLFAKAAQIFITELTLRAWIHTEDNKRRTLQRNDIAMAITKFDQFDFLIDIVPRDDLKPPKRQEEMRQSVAPAEPVQYYFTLAQQPGAVQVQGTQQGQQPGAQTATTIQPGQIIIAQSQQGQMLQGATMQQLQQVQVQSQGTPITSAPVAMQVSEGQQVQIVQAAQGQAQTAQPQGQTMQVMQQIITNTGEIQQIPVQLNTGQLQYIRLAQPVSGAQVVQGQIQTLANTQQITQAEVQQGQQQFNQFTDGQQLYQIQQVTMPAGQELTQPMFIQSTNQTADAQVTQVSTE from the exons ATGTCCGCAGATGCATTTGGAGCCGGGGGCAGCGATGCCCAGCAAACCCTGCAGTCCTTCTGGCCTCGTGTCATGGAGGAGATCAGGAACCTGACTGTG GATTTCCGCGTGCAGGAGCTGCCTCTTGCTCGAATCAAGAAAATCATGAAGCTGGATGAGGATGTCAAG ATGATCAGTGCAGAGGCTCCGGTCCTGTTTGCCAAGGCAGCTCAGATCTTCATCACAGAGCTCACCCTCAGAGCATGGATCCACACCGAGGACAATAAGAGACGCACGCTACAG aggAACGACATCGCTATGGCAATAACAAAGTTTGACCAGTTTGACTTCCTGATCGACATTGTGCCGCGGGATGACCTGAAGCCGCCTAAACGACAG GAGGAGATGCGCCAGTCGGTTGCCCCAGCAGAGCCAGTGCAGTACTACTTCACTTTGGCCCAGCAGCCTGGAGCTGTACAGGTGCAGGGCACACAACAGGGCCAGCAGCCAGGTGCACAAACAGCCACGACCATCCAGCCTGGACAGATCATCATCGCTCAGTCACAGCAAGGACAG ATGCTGCAAGGTGCCACCATGCAGCAGTTACAGCAAGTGCAGGTGCAGTCACAGGGCACACCCATCACG AGTGCACCTGTGGCCATGCAGGTGAGTGAGGGCCAGCAGGTACAGATTGTCCAAGCTGCCCAGGGTCAAGCCCAGACAGCTCAACCCCAAGGCCAGACCATGCAGGTCATGCAGCAGATCATCACCAACACAGGAGAGATCCAGCAAATCccg GTGCAGCTAAACACGGGCCAGCTACAATACATCCGTCTAGCTCAGCCTGTGTCTGGAGCACAAGTGGTCCAAGGACAGATTCAGACTCTTGCCAACACCCAGCAG atcACACAGGCAGAGGTACAGCAAGGACAGCAGCAGTTCAACCAGTTTACTGATGGACAG CAGTTGTATCAGATCCAGCAGGTGACAATGCCAGCAGGACAGGAGCTGACCCAACCGATGTTCATTCAGTCCACAAACCAGACAGCTGACGCACAGGTCACGCAGGTCAGCACTGAATGA
- the nfyc gene encoding nuclear transcription factor Y subunit gamma isoform X1 has translation MSADAFGAGGSDAQQTLQSFWPRVMEEIRNLTVKDFRVQELPLARIKKIMKLDEDVKMISAEAPVLFAKAAQIFITELTLRAWIHTEDNKRRTLQRNDIAMAITKFDQFDFLIDIVPRDDLKPPKRQEEMRQSVAPAEPVQYYFTLAQQPGAVQVQGTQQGQQPGAQTATTIQPGQIIIAQSQQGQMLQGATMQQLQQVQVQSQGTPITSAPVAMQVSEGQQVQIVQAAQGQAQTAQPQGQTMQVMQQIITNTGEIQQIPVQLNTGQLQYIRLAQPVSGAQVVQGQIQTLANTQQITQAEVQQGQQQFNQFTDGQQLYQIQQVTMPAGQELTQPMFIQSTNQTADAQVTQVSTE, from the exons ATGTCCGCAGATGCATTTGGAGCCGGGGGCAGCGATGCCCAGCAAACCCTGCAGTCCTTCTGGCCTCGTGTCATGGAGGAGATCAGGAACCTGACTGTG AAGGATTTCCGCGTGCAGGAGCTGCCTCTTGCTCGAATCAAGAAAATCATGAAGCTGGATGAGGATGTCAAG ATGATCAGTGCAGAGGCTCCGGTCCTGTTTGCCAAGGCAGCTCAGATCTTCATCACAGAGCTCACCCTCAGAGCATGGATCCACACCGAGGACAATAAGAGACGCACGCTACAG aggAACGACATCGCTATGGCAATAACAAAGTTTGACCAGTTTGACTTCCTGATCGACATTGTGCCGCGGGATGACCTGAAGCCGCCTAAACGACAG GAGGAGATGCGCCAGTCGGTTGCCCCAGCAGAGCCAGTGCAGTACTACTTCACTTTGGCCCAGCAGCCTGGAGCTGTACAGGTGCAGGGCACACAACAGGGCCAGCAGCCAGGTGCACAAACAGCCACGACCATCCAGCCTGGACAGATCATCATCGCTCAGTCACAGCAAGGACAG ATGCTGCAAGGTGCCACCATGCAGCAGTTACAGCAAGTGCAGGTGCAGTCACAGGGCACACCCATCACG AGTGCACCTGTGGCCATGCAGGTGAGTGAGGGCCAGCAGGTACAGATTGTCCAAGCTGCCCAGGGTCAAGCCCAGACAGCTCAACCCCAAGGCCAGACCATGCAGGTCATGCAGCAGATCATCACCAACACAGGAGAGATCCAGCAAATCccg GTGCAGCTAAACACGGGCCAGCTACAATACATCCGTCTAGCTCAGCCTGTGTCTGGAGCACAAGTGGTCCAAGGACAGATTCAGACTCTTGCCAACACCCAGCAG atcACACAGGCAGAGGTACAGCAAGGACAGCAGCAGTTCAACCAGTTTACTGATGGACAG CAGTTGTATCAGATCCAGCAGGTGACAATGCCAGCAGGACAGGAGCTGACCCAACCGATGTTCATTCAGTCCACAAACCAGACAGCTGACGCACAGGTCACGCAGGTCAGCACTGAATGA
- the nfyc gene encoding nuclear transcription factor Y subunit gamma isoform X4 produces the protein MSADAFGAGGSDAQQTLQSFWPRVMEEIRNLTVDFRVQELPLARIKKIMKLDEDVKMISAEAPVLFAKAAQIFITELTLRAWIHTEDNKRRTLQRNDIAMAITKFDQFDFLIDIVPRDDLKPPKRQEEMRQSVAPAEPVQYYFTLAQQPGAVQVQGTQQGQQPGAQTATTIQPGQIIIAQSQQGQSAPVAMQVSEGQQVQIVQAAQGQAQTAQPQGQTMQVMQQIITNTGEIQQIPVQLNTGQLQYIRLAQPVSGAQVVQGQIQTLANTQQITQAEVQQGQQQFNQFTDGQQLYQIQQVTMPAGQELTQPMFIQSTNQTADAQVTQVSTE, from the exons ATGTCCGCAGATGCATTTGGAGCCGGGGGCAGCGATGCCCAGCAAACCCTGCAGTCCTTCTGGCCTCGTGTCATGGAGGAGATCAGGAACCTGACTGTG GATTTCCGCGTGCAGGAGCTGCCTCTTGCTCGAATCAAGAAAATCATGAAGCTGGATGAGGATGTCAAG ATGATCAGTGCAGAGGCTCCGGTCCTGTTTGCCAAGGCAGCTCAGATCTTCATCACAGAGCTCACCCTCAGAGCATGGATCCACACCGAGGACAATAAGAGACGCACGCTACAG aggAACGACATCGCTATGGCAATAACAAAGTTTGACCAGTTTGACTTCCTGATCGACATTGTGCCGCGGGATGACCTGAAGCCGCCTAAACGACAG GAGGAGATGCGCCAGTCGGTTGCCCCAGCAGAGCCAGTGCAGTACTACTTCACTTTGGCCCAGCAGCCTGGAGCTGTACAGGTGCAGGGCACACAACAGGGCCAGCAGCCAGGTGCACAAACAGCCACGACCATCCAGCCTGGACAGATCATCATCGCTCAGTCACAGCAAGGACAG AGTGCACCTGTGGCCATGCAGGTGAGTGAGGGCCAGCAGGTACAGATTGTCCAAGCTGCCCAGGGTCAAGCCCAGACAGCTCAACCCCAAGGCCAGACCATGCAGGTCATGCAGCAGATCATCACCAACACAGGAGAGATCCAGCAAATCccg GTGCAGCTAAACACGGGCCAGCTACAATACATCCGTCTAGCTCAGCCTGTGTCTGGAGCACAAGTGGTCCAAGGACAGATTCAGACTCTTGCCAACACCCAGCAG atcACACAGGCAGAGGTACAGCAAGGACAGCAGCAGTTCAACCAGTTTACTGATGGACAG CAGTTGTATCAGATCCAGCAGGTGACAATGCCAGCAGGACAGGAGCTGACCCAACCGATGTTCATTCAGTCCACAAACCAGACAGCTGACGCACAGGTCACGCAGGTCAGCACTGAATGA
- the nfyc gene encoding nuclear transcription factor Y subunit gamma isoform X3, which translates to MSADAFGAGGSDAQQTLQSFWPRVMEEIRNLTVKDFRVQELPLARIKKIMKLDEDVKMISAEAPVLFAKAAQIFITELTLRAWIHTEDNKRRTLQRNDIAMAITKFDQFDFLIDIVPRDDLKPPKRQEEMRQSVAPAEPVQYYFTLAQQPGAVQVQGTQQGQQPGAQTATTIQPGQIIIAQSQQGQSAPVAMQVSEGQQVQIVQAAQGQAQTAQPQGQTMQVMQQIITNTGEIQQIPVQLNTGQLQYIRLAQPVSGAQVVQGQIQTLANTQQITQAEVQQGQQQFNQFTDGQQLYQIQQVTMPAGQELTQPMFIQSTNQTADAQVTQVSTE; encoded by the exons ATGTCCGCAGATGCATTTGGAGCCGGGGGCAGCGATGCCCAGCAAACCCTGCAGTCCTTCTGGCCTCGTGTCATGGAGGAGATCAGGAACCTGACTGTG AAGGATTTCCGCGTGCAGGAGCTGCCTCTTGCTCGAATCAAGAAAATCATGAAGCTGGATGAGGATGTCAAG ATGATCAGTGCAGAGGCTCCGGTCCTGTTTGCCAAGGCAGCTCAGATCTTCATCACAGAGCTCACCCTCAGAGCATGGATCCACACCGAGGACAATAAGAGACGCACGCTACAG aggAACGACATCGCTATGGCAATAACAAAGTTTGACCAGTTTGACTTCCTGATCGACATTGTGCCGCGGGATGACCTGAAGCCGCCTAAACGACAG GAGGAGATGCGCCAGTCGGTTGCCCCAGCAGAGCCAGTGCAGTACTACTTCACTTTGGCCCAGCAGCCTGGAGCTGTACAGGTGCAGGGCACACAACAGGGCCAGCAGCCAGGTGCACAAACAGCCACGACCATCCAGCCTGGACAGATCATCATCGCTCAGTCACAGCAAGGACAG AGTGCACCTGTGGCCATGCAGGTGAGTGAGGGCCAGCAGGTACAGATTGTCCAAGCTGCCCAGGGTCAAGCCCAGACAGCTCAACCCCAAGGCCAGACCATGCAGGTCATGCAGCAGATCATCACCAACACAGGAGAGATCCAGCAAATCccg GTGCAGCTAAACACGGGCCAGCTACAATACATCCGTCTAGCTCAGCCTGTGTCTGGAGCACAAGTGGTCCAAGGACAGATTCAGACTCTTGCCAACACCCAGCAG atcACACAGGCAGAGGTACAGCAAGGACAGCAGCAGTTCAACCAGTTTACTGATGGACAG CAGTTGTATCAGATCCAGCAGGTGACAATGCCAGCAGGACAGGAGCTGACCCAACCGATGTTCATTCAGTCCACAAACCAGACAGCTGACGCACAGGTCACGCAGGTCAGCACTGAATGA